A DNA window from Zingiber officinale cultivar Zhangliang chromosome 3A, Zo_v1.1, whole genome shotgun sequence contains the following coding sequences:
- the LOC122052582 gene encoding rab GTPase-activating protein 22-like translates to MKGLRHSRSSSSLPLASSWIHLRSLLIVASATVPDRGSLRSPWSRRKRKHALSHRRWHMLFSSEGKFHDGGIKFIEKVRSGGVDPIIRAEVWPFLLGVYDLNSSHTERNVTRVQIRKKYETLRRKCHQLLSHCHKGNRLDTINEVSNSASSCFDEHCEFHDSQDDPSATRNIAEGNLYNFKVDQSVHNGSDLFSLCNLEEIEDEAEIVQFDNYPWGTESSTSDEDEDETESLLGSSISEMFVQHDPKLTRIPSFRGDFTQYNRTSEDFATWQRIIRLDAIRANSDWVVYSLNLTSVTKEKALQSAASVGLKSYEHLDPCMIYHAARMVAVLEAYAVYDPEIGYCQGMSDLLSPILTIMDEDHEAFWCFVGFMRKARHNFRLDEVGIQKQLSTISKIIKCKDLHLYKHLEKLQAQDCFFAYRMVLVLFRRELTFEQTMSLWEVMWADQTAIRSGIRKSARGRIKLRAPPTDDLLLYTVAACVLQRRKLIVERYNSMDEILRECNNMAGTLDVWRLLDDAHDLVTSLHQKI, encoded by the exons ATGAAAGGATTGAGGCATTCGCGTTCGTCCTCGTCGCTTCCCTTGGCGTCGTCCTGGATCCATCTGCGGTCACTTCTCATCGTTGCTTCTGCCACTGTCCCCGATCG AGGTAGCTTGAGATCACCATGGTCTAGGAGGAAAAGAAAACATGCACTTTCACATCGACGATGGCACATGCTATTTTCATCAGAAGGGAAGTTTCATGATGGAGGAATcaaatttattgaaaaagttaGGAGTGGG GGAGTTGACCCAATTATCAGGGCCGAAGTATGGCCTTTTCTACTTGGAGT TTACGATCTCAACAGCTCACACACTGAACGAAATGTCACCAGAGTCCAGATAAG GAAAAAGTATGAAACTTTAAGGAGAAAATGCCACCAACTTCTGAGTCACTGCCACAAGGGAAATAGGTTAGACACCATAAATGAAGTCAGCAATTCAGCAAGCTCTTGTTTTGATGAGCACTGCGAGTTTCATGATTCTCAAGATGATCCAAGTGCGACCCGCAATATTGCAGAAGGAAACTTATACAACTTTAAAGTAGATCAATCAGTTCACAACGGAAGTGATTTATTCAGCTTGTGTAACTTAGAGGAAATAGAAGACGAGGCTGAGATCGTTCAGTTTGATAACTATCCTTGGGGCACAGAATCTTCTACatcggatgaagatgaagatgaaactgAAAGCTTGCTTGGATCATCAATCTCAGAAATGTTTGTGCAACATGATCCCAAGTTAACTAGAATCCCTTCATTCCGTGGGGATTTTACTCAATATAATCGAACATCTGAAGACTTCGCAACGTGGCAGCGCATAATCCGTTTAGATGCAATTCGAGCCAACTCAGATTGGGTGGTTTATTCTCTGAATCTCACTTCTGTGACTAAAGAGAAGGCACTCCAATCTGCAGCATCGGTCGGTCTTAAAAGTTATGAGCACTTGGACCCATGCATGATTTACCATGCTGCTCGCATGGTTGCAGTTCTCGAAGCGTACGCAGTTTATGATCCAGAGATTGGCTACTGCCAAGGCATGAGCGACCTCCTCTCGCCAATCCTCACCATAATGGATGAAGATCACGAAGCTTTCTGGTGCTTTGTGGGTTTCATGAGGAAGGCCCGGCACAATTTCAGGCTTGATGAGGTTGGGATCCAGAAACAGCTGAGCACGATCTCAAAGATCATCAAGTGCAAGGACTTGCACCTGTACAAACACTTGGAGAAACTGCAGGCGCAAGATTGCTTCTTCGCGTACAGAATGGTGCTCGTGCTGTTCCGGAGGGAGCTGACATTCGAGCAGACAATGAGTCTGTGGGAGGTAATGTGGGCAGACCAGACAGCGATTCGGTCAGGGATCAGGAAGTCTGCACGGGGGAGGATCAAGCTGCGGGCTCCCCCGACTGACGACTTGCTGCTCTACACAGTTGCAGCCTGTGTTCTGCAGCGCCGGAAACTGATCGTCGAGAGGTACAACAGCATGGATGAGATACTGAGGGAGTGCAACAACATGGCAGGGACTCTAGATGTTTGGAGGCTGTTGGATGACGCCCATGATCTGGTCACGAGTCTGCACCAAAAGATTTGA